From Levilactobacillus zymae, a single genomic window includes:
- a CDS encoding DHA2 family efflux MFS transporter permease subunit, translated as MDTVQNNQAAKTARVPVAHPMLAMMGMLIGGFVGMFSETSLNIALPQLMVQLNVSTATVQWLVTGYMLMIGIVLPLSSLISKWFTTRQIILFALVDFAVGAAISASAPGFGVLLLGRMIQGIATGLILPLMFTVAMQIFPPYKLGAAMGMVGLVIMFAPAVGPTLAGLVLGLASWRWIFWLFIPFLVIAFLFAVTSLKNIAPVTRPKIDFLSILLSMVGFGSLVVGVSLASDYGWGSAVVLGSLIVGILVLAWYTHRQLTMDHPILNLRAFAIPGFRVGASLVMINFGIILSAMYLLPMYIQKGLLVPVALTGIIMFPGGLMNAIVSAISGRLYDQIGPRKPAMLGFVISIVGALMLALTTTHSAVWYVILAHVILMIGAPLAMSPSQTHGLNALTGPIAADGSAIMNTLQQVVGAISTAIATSLLGIGQAAYFANGAHQAAGAFTNGAHYGFYFTLVLAVAGFLLALRLPKHAK; from the coding sequence ATGGATACCGTACAAAATAACCAAGCAGCCAAAACTGCCCGGGTCCCAGTGGCCCATCCCATGCTAGCCATGATGGGCATGCTGATTGGGGGCTTCGTCGGGATGTTCAGTGAAACGTCACTGAACATTGCTTTACCACAATTGATGGTGCAACTAAACGTCTCGACGGCAACGGTGCAATGGTTGGTCACCGGCTACATGCTGATGATTGGAATTGTATTACCGTTATCGAGTTTAATTAGCAAGTGGTTCACCACCCGGCAGATTATTTTATTTGCCCTGGTGGACTTCGCCGTGGGAGCCGCCATTTCGGCGTCGGCACCTGGCTTTGGTGTCTTACTCTTAGGCCGAATGATTCAAGGGATTGCCACCGGGCTGATCCTGCCGCTGATGTTTACCGTCGCGATGCAGATTTTCCCGCCCTATAAGTTAGGGGCCGCCATGGGAATGGTGGGGTTAGTTATCATGTTTGCCCCCGCCGTCGGACCGACGCTGGCCGGTCTAGTCTTAGGATTAGCGTCCTGGCGTTGGATCTTCTGGCTGTTTATTCCGTTCTTAGTGATTGCCTTTCTGTTTGCCGTCACTTCGTTGAAAAATATTGCACCGGTCACCCGACCGAAAATCGACTTCCTGTCCATTCTCTTATCGATGGTGGGCTTTGGGAGTTTAGTGGTTGGGGTTAGCCTGGCCAGTGATTACGGTTGGGGCTCGGCCGTCGTTCTGGGCAGCCTGATCGTCGGGATTCTGGTATTGGCCTGGTACACCCACCGGCAACTGACCATGGACCATCCCATCTTGAACCTGCGGGCCTTCGCCATTCCCGGTTTCCGGGTCGGCGCGAGCCTGGTAATGATCAACTTTGGGATTATCCTGTCCGCAATGTACCTGTTACCCATGTACATTCAAAAGGGCTTGCTGGTCCCAGTGGCCTTGACCGGGATCATCATGTTCCCCGGTGGCCTGATGAACGCCATCGTCTCCGCCATTTCCGGCCGGTTGTATGACCAGATTGGTCCCCGCAAGCCAGCGATGCTGGGCTTTGTCATCTCGATTGTTGGGGCTTTGATGTTGGCGTTGACCACCACCCACAGTGCCGTGTGGTACGTCATCTTGGCCCACGTGATCTTGATGATCGGGGCACCGTTAGCGATGTCGCCATCACAAACGCACGGGTTAAACGCGTTGACCGGCCCAATCGCCGCCGACGGGAGTGCCATTATGAACACCTTACAACAGGTGGTCGGGGCCATCTCAACGGCGATTGCTACCAGCCTGTTAGGGATTGGTCAAGCCGCGTACTTTGCGAACGGCGCGCACCAAGCTGCCGGGGCCTTCACCAATGGGGCCCATTACGGTTTCTACTTTACGTTAGTCTTAGCCGTGGCTGGTTTCTTACTGGCCTTGCGGTTACCTAAACACGCGAAGTAA
- a CDS encoding ATP-binding cassette domain-containing protein, translated as MAASARIGYFYQDMTALPANQTVWQVMQKATTLDADRTRQIMGAFGLDAKFYDRLVGDLSGGEQVKLQLLSILVSASNLLLLDEPTNYLDLPALQALADYLVGYPGTVLFVAHDQTFRQQVATRTVQLTDQQLIDPRQTAQGVPASDLPRLRFEYDRLMLDPTADTTQLRELREKIVAAQRENG; from the coding sequence CTGGCGGCCAGTGCACGGATCGGCTATTTCTACCAGGACATGACCGCCTTACCCGCCAATCAGACCGTGTGGCAGGTGATGCAAAAAGCAACCACGCTGGATGCCGATCGGACCCGCCAGATCATGGGGGCCTTTGGTTTAGACGCCAAGTTTTACGACCGGTTGGTGGGCGATCTGAGTGGTGGCGAGCAGGTGAAGCTCCAACTGCTGAGCATCTTAGTCAGCGCTAGCAATTTATTGCTGCTCGACGAACCCACCAACTACCTGGACCTCCCGGCACTACAGGCCTTGGCCGACTATCTGGTGGGGTACCCGGGCACCGTGCTGTTCGTGGCCCATGACCAGACCTTCCGGCAGCAGGTGGCGACCCGTACGGTCCAATTGACCGACCAGCAGTTAATCGATCCGCGACAAACGGCGCAGGGCGTTCCGGCCAGCGACCTCCCGCGGTTGCGCTTTGAATACGACCGCTTGATGCTGGATCCGACCGCCGATACCACCCAACTCCGTGAATTGCGGGAAAAAATCGTCGCTGCCCAGCGTGAAAACGGTTAA
- a CDS encoding ATP-binding cassette domain-containing protein yields MTQLYLNDITKTVAGQSLFTTTQLTAQTGDRVGIVGANGAGKTTLAKIIAGTDRDFTGQRQVTAPVIRVAQIAPTQGQSGGQSMLTRVRRALAQRPEILILDEPSANLDDNHQAWLSQALGHFDGLLLLISHDRDLLQRVATKLWVVDQGTFTQYNGTFAAKQQRDANDLTQYQNQQNERRKLQLAAQKKREKAHRVRKGNRRMSAAERSNSRTLREQNAGRLERNAHDLAARADQQVTTAKPHTSAGIKLVATDLPPVTGKYLVNINDLTLKRGKHQLLTKASLRIRPGERVALTGPNGSGKSTLLDALLAHHA; encoded by the coding sequence TTGACACAACTTTATTTAAATGACATCACCAAAACCGTGGCGGGCCAATCGCTCTTCACCACCACCCAACTGACCGCGCAGACCGGCGACCGGGTGGGCATCGTCGGCGCTAACGGGGCGGGCAAGACCACTCTGGCTAAGATTATCGCCGGGACCGACCGGGACTTTACCGGCCAACGACAGGTCACCGCACCCGTGATCCGGGTCGCTCAGATTGCGCCGACGCAGGGCCAGTCTGGCGGCCAAAGCATGTTGACGCGGGTCCGCCGGGCACTCGCGCAACGGCCCGAGATCCTGATTCTCGACGAACCGTCCGCGAATCTAGACGATAATCACCAGGCCTGGTTAAGTCAGGCCCTCGGCCATTTCGACGGCCTACTCCTCTTGATTTCCCACGACCGCGACCTGTTGCAGCGGGTCGCCACCAAGCTCTGGGTGGTTGATCAAGGGACCTTTACCCAGTATAACGGGACGTTTGCGGCCAAGCAGCAACGGGACGCCAACGATCTGACCCAGTACCAGAACCAGCAAAATGAACGCCGTAAGCTCCAATTAGCGGCCCAAAAGAAGCGCGAAAAGGCTCACCGGGTGCGCAAGGGCAACCGGCGGATGAGCGCCGCGGAACGCTCGAATTCCCGGACCCTGCGTGAGCAAAATGCCGGCCGCCTGGAACGCAACGCCCACGACCTAGCCGCCCGGGCGGATCAGCAGGTGACCACCGCCAAGCCGCACACCAGCGCGGGCATCAAGTTGGTGGCCACCGACCTGCCACCGGTGACGGGCAAGTACCTGGTCAACATCAACGACTTGACCTTGAAGCGGGGCAAACACCAACTGCTGACTAAGGCCTCGTTGCGGATTCGGCCCGGCGAACGGGTGGCCCTGACCGGTCCAAACGGGAGCGGCAAGTCGACGTTATTGGACGCTTTATTGGCCCACCACGCGTAG
- the nrdI gene encoding class Ib ribonucleoside-diphosphate reductase assembly flavoprotein NrdI codes for MQPLRILFISIEGNTRNFVEHLTDYAQAQHAADTTLPTIEATEISDASDFSAETTPYFCFVPTYLNGGNGIDNGVKELMTNVLGEYIAFQDNAQHLIGVVGSGNRNFNEQYCLTARRYAKQFDAPFIANYELRGVPADEKRVYQAMVTRMKEVLSND; via the coding sequence ATGCAACCACTACGGATTTTATTCATTTCAATCGAGGGCAACACCCGCAACTTCGTGGAACACCTGACGGACTACGCGCAGGCCCAGCACGCTGCGGACACAACGCTACCGACCATCGAGGCCACCGAGATCAGTGACGCCAGCGATTTTTCGGCCGAAACGACCCCGTACTTTTGTTTCGTGCCGACCTACTTAAACGGTGGCAACGGCATCGACAACGGCGTCAAGGAACTGATGACCAACGTTCTCGGCGAGTACATCGCCTTCCAGGATAACGCTCAGCACTTGATCGGCGTCGTGGGGAGTGGCAACCGGAACTTTAACGAGCAGTACTGTCTGACCGCCAGGCGCTACGCTAAGCAATTCGACGCCCCATTTATCGCCAACTACGAATTACGCGGCGTCCCGGCCGACGAAAAACGGGTCTACCAAGCCATGGTTACCCGGATGAAAGAAGTGCTCAGCAATGACTAA
- a CDS encoding NADPH-dependent oxidoreductase — translation MTNPTLATLLAHRSIRRFTAEKLTPEEITTLVTAAQHAPTSTFSQQYSILSVTDPAKLAVLGEITGHHWLESAGHYFIFLVDQSRNQNLVPQTATTTANLHSTDKLLAGIFDATIATEAVVTAGESLGLGSTIMGSILNDVPRLIQLFDLPELTFPILGLAIGHPAEHPEHKPRLPQELMHFENTYRPITATDPQVVAYDALLAHYYQQRTTNQREETFTHHLATELSRDPQQRAGILAALQQQGFLTN, via the coding sequence ATGACTAACCCTACTTTAGCCACGTTATTGGCACACCGCAGTATTCGCCGGTTCACCGCCGAAAAGCTGACCCCCGAAGAAATCACCACGTTGGTCACGGCCGCCCAACACGCGCCCACCAGCACGTTTTCTCAACAATACAGTATTTTAAGCGTCACCGATCCCGCGAAATTAGCCGTGCTAGGTGAAATTACCGGCCACCACTGGTTGGAAAGTGCCGGGCACTACTTCATTTTTCTGGTGGATCAATCCCGCAACCAGAATTTGGTCCCGCAAACCGCCACGACGACGGCCAATCTTCACAGCACGGACAAGCTACTCGCCGGTATTTTCGACGCCACGATCGCTACGGAAGCCGTGGTCACGGCGGGCGAAAGCCTGGGGCTGGGCAGCACCATTATGGGCAGTATTCTGAACGATGTCCCCCGCTTGATTCAGCTCTTTGACCTGCCAGAACTGACCTTCCCGATCCTGGGGCTGGCCATCGGGCATCCGGCTGAACACCCGGAACACAAACCACGCCTCCCCCAGGAACTCATGCATTTCGAGAACACCTACCGGCCCATCACGGCTACCGATCCGCAGGTAGTGGCCTACGATGCCTTATTGGCGCATTATTACCAACAGCGAACCACCAACCAACGGGAAGAGACCTTTACTCACCACCTCGCCACCGAACTGAGTCGCGATCCGCAGCAACGGGCCGGGATTCTGGCGGCATTGCAGCAACAGGGATTTTTAACGAACTAA
- a CDS encoding MFS transporter produces MRNNLNKLDQLPISKWHWEVFFMLGMGLQCNGFLNSVGSSVLADLVKIGWSNNYLNAFFSSAMMLGFFIGSLVGGILGDKIGRKKAYEICILTFGSFAFLAALVPNMWTLIICRCLMGIGMGAGIVIGYGTFTELMPAKVRGKWSARISFLGNLSPVIATIAAYLMIPYLGWRTVFIVGGCAAFIILYFVHKYLCESPRWCMTNNQVAKGNAIIDDVVAGIEKSQNRKLHFKPATTDEGLVQPTKSKLKVGSFFHGDLGRRLLVSSVTLIAMDLSLYTITVWIPTIFVNNGFDISKSLLMTMLVMLGAPCGAYFSTLIIDKFPRKWFGVTLILGIAVLGYVYSIQRTDLGIVLIGVGLTFILYIYNAFSSAVYAPEVWPTETKMRGLGIADAIGRIVAILTPYLIAWLLTDFGQVVVFVVIGSLLVVCAVILSIYGFETRDVSVEEIGNMFKSKSQNSVEKSCKLSTKASEKELNFKV; encoded by the coding sequence TTGCGTAATAATTTGAACAAGCTAGATCAATTGCCAATTTCAAAATGGCACTGGGAAGTATTTTTTATGTTGGGGATGGGTCTGCAGTGTAATGGTTTTTTAAATTCCGTTGGCAGTTCTGTTTTAGCTGACTTGGTAAAAATAGGCTGGTCTAATAATTATTTAAATGCCTTTTTCTCCTCAGCAATGATGTTAGGATTTTTTATTGGCTCGTTAGTTGGCGGGATTTTAGGCGATAAGATTGGCCGTAAAAAGGCCTATGAAATTTGTATTTTAACGTTTGGAAGTTTTGCGTTTTTAGCAGCACTGGTTCCGAATATGTGGACTCTGATTATTTGTCGGTGCCTAATGGGTATTGGTATGGGCGCAGGAATTGTCATCGGGTATGGGACCTTTACGGAGTTAATGCCGGCTAAAGTTCGGGGGAAATGGTCAGCAAGAATTTCGTTCTTAGGAAATCTATCGCCAGTTATCGCGACAATTGCGGCCTATTTAATGATTCCGTATCTTGGTTGGAGAACCGTGTTTATTGTGGGTGGCTGTGCCGCGTTTATTATTTTATATTTTGTACATAAGTATCTCTGTGAGTCGCCACGCTGGTGTATGACGAATAATCAAGTCGCTAAAGGGAACGCGATTATTGATGATGTTGTTGCTGGTATTGAAAAGTCTCAAAATAGAAAATTACATTTCAAACCAGCGACGACCGATGAAGGTCTGGTTCAACCAACAAAGTCGAAGCTAAAGGTCGGTAGCTTTTTTCATGGGGATTTAGGAAGACGGTTGTTGGTCTCTTCCGTTACGCTAATTGCGATGGATTTATCGTTATACACCATCACGGTTTGGATTCCCACTATCTTTGTAAATAACGGGTTTGATATTAGTAAGTCATTGTTGATGACTATGCTGGTTATGCTGGGGGCACCTTGTGGTGCTTATTTTTCAACGCTCATTATTGATAAGTTCCCTCGGAAGTGGTTTGGCGTCACTTTAATACTGGGCATTGCCGTTTTGGGTTATGTTTATTCAATTCAAAGAACGGATCTTGGGATAGTTCTGATTGGTGTGGGTCTAACGTTTATCTTGTATATTTATAATGCCTTTTCCTCTGCGGTTTACGCACCTGAAGTTTGGCCCACTGAAACCAAGATGCGAGGTCTCGGAATTGCGGATGCGATTGGGCGGATTGTTGCAATTCTGACACCGTATTTAATCGCATGGTTGTTAACTGATTTTGGACAGGTAGTGGTCTTTGTGGTAATCGGATCTTTATTAGTCGTTTGTGCGGTAATTTTAAGTATTTACGGTTTTGAAACTCGGGATGTATCGGTTGAAGAAATTGGCAATATGTTTAAATCGAAGTCTCAAAATAGTGTTGAAAAAAGCTGTAAGTTATCAACTAAAGCGTCTGAAAAGGAATTGAACTTTAAAGTATAA
- a CDS encoding MFS transporter: MNNKQFPNAGPRLDRLPTSKFHWKIFGIVAIGLLVNWSNAIGGLILAQLSRIGWTTNSISATFTAINTAGMFLGALLGGIIADRIGRRKSYMLFVALHVISMIIGAMSPNMTFLIILRFFMGFALGALITTLFAAYTEYVPSRNRGTWSSRVSFIGNWSYPVCSLIAMAIAPLLSPNMNWRVQLLIPAILAALVFFLVLKAFPESPRWLETQGKYDEANKILDKIEADTEQSTKQSLPAIQEVSHDEEQPSTLPYSALFHGALLKRVILGSAVLIAMNVVQYTLINWLPTIFLAKGINLKDSVFLNTMNMFGAPIGIFITTFIIDKIPRKVLGSSLLIVIAILGYFYSLQTSLMMISVVGFFLIILVYMYVCFASAVYVPEIWPTAAKVRGSGLANAVGRISGIVAPYGVAYCLDNVGVTGVFIMLGATSLIVAVVIMFLGIESRNQSVEEIGEVQEQSAN; encoded by the coding sequence ATGAACAATAAACAATTCCCTAATGCCGGTCCTCGACTAGACCGACTACCAACGAGTAAATTTCACTGGAAGATTTTCGGAATTGTCGCAATTGGCTTACTGGTGAACTGGAGTAACGCAATCGGTGGCCTGATTTTGGCTCAACTATCAAGAATTGGCTGGACAACCAACAGTATTAGCGCTACTTTTACCGCGATTAACACTGCCGGAATGTTCTTAGGTGCACTCCTTGGTGGGATAATCGCGGATCGCATAGGCCGCCGAAAGAGTTACATGCTTTTCGTTGCCTTACATGTCATTTCCATGATTATTGGCGCGATGTCACCTAATATGACCTTTTTAATCATCCTGCGTTTCTTTATGGGCTTCGCTTTAGGGGCGTTAATCACCACTCTTTTCGCCGCCTACACGGAATACGTTCCTTCAAGAAATCGTGGCACCTGGTCCTCCAGGGTATCCTTTATTGGAAATTGGTCTTATCCAGTATGTTCGTTAATTGCCATGGCCATCGCCCCTCTACTTTCGCCAAATATGAATTGGCGAGTTCAATTACTTATCCCTGCCATCTTAGCAGCTCTAGTTTTCTTCCTTGTTTTGAAAGCGTTTCCAGAATCACCAAGATGGCTAGAAACTCAGGGTAAGTATGACGAAGCCAATAAAATCTTGGATAAAATTGAAGCCGATACTGAGCAATCAACTAAACAATCACTTCCTGCCATTCAGGAAGTTTCACACGATGAGGAACAACCTTCAACACTCCCTTACTCCGCACTTTTCCATGGCGCCTTGTTAAAACGGGTAATTCTAGGTTCTGCTGTTCTCATTGCCATGAACGTCGTCCAATATACCCTGATTAATTGGTTACCCACTATCTTCTTAGCAAAAGGAATCAATTTAAAGGACTCTGTCTTTTTAAACACGATGAATATGTTTGGTGCGCCAATCGGTATCTTCATCACAACTTTTATTATCGATAAAATCCCTCGTAAAGTTCTCGGGTCGAGCCTACTAATCGTGATTGCCATTCTCGGTTATTTCTACTCGCTGCAAACGTCATTGATGATGATTTCCGTTGTTGGGTTCTTTTTAATCATCCTGGTTTACATGTACGTTTGTTTCGCATCGGCCGTTTACGTTCCGGAAATTTGGCCAACTGCAGCCAAGGTTCGCGGATCGGGATTAGCTAACGCTGTCGGGAGAATTAGTGGGATTGTGGCACCTTATGGTGTTGCCTATTGCTTAGATAACGTAGGTGTTACCGGTGTATTTATTATGTTAGGTGCAACATCCTTAATCGTTGCCGTTGTCATTATGTTTCTAGGAATTGAATCACGTAACCAATCCGTTGAAGAGATTGGCGAGGTTCAAGAACAATCAGCTAATTAA
- a CDS encoding zinc-binding dehydrogenase: protein MKALARYGKEFGGYKMIDTPVPEVGPEDVLLRVKAATICGADMKHYKVENGSDEFNSVRGHEFSGQIVKVGDQVTDWHVGQRVVSDNSGHVCGYCRACEKGDFFDCVHKVNLGLDNNPWGGGFSKYVLVPGEILRIHKHALWEIPDNVKYEEASCLDPICNAYRAVAQQSHLLPGEDVVVFGAGPLGLFSVQIAHNMGANNIVLVGMDADAKTRFGIAKTLGATHTINASKEDVVARCQEICGKDELGLVIECSGASIALKQAIEMVRPNAEIVRVGMGFKPFNYPINRITEWNISIIGHMAYDSTTWRNAIRLLQAGKIKVEPMITHRLGLSHWQEGFQAMADKEAIKVVLHYDYPDADDENDF, encoded by the coding sequence ATGAAAGCCTTAGCACGTTATGGTAAAGAATTTGGTGGCTACAAGATGATCGATACCCCAGTTCCTGAAGTGGGACCTGAAGATGTTTTACTCCGGGTCAAGGCTGCTACGATCTGTGGTGCGGATATGAAGCACTACAAAGTGGAGAACGGTTCGGACGAGTTCAACTCAGTTCGTGGCCACGAATTTTCTGGTCAGATCGTTAAGGTCGGTGATCAAGTAACCGATTGGCACGTCGGTCAAAGAGTCGTTTCTGATAATAGTGGCCACGTTTGTGGCTACTGCCGCGCCTGCGAAAAGGGAGACTTCTTTGATTGTGTTCACAAAGTTAACTTAGGGCTTGATAATAACCCTTGGGGCGGTGGCTTTTCTAAGTACGTCCTCGTCCCCGGTGAAATTCTCCGCATCCACAAACATGCACTATGGGAAATTCCCGATAACGTTAAATACGAAGAAGCTTCCTGCCTAGATCCAATTTGTAACGCTTACCGTGCCGTTGCTCAGCAATCCCACTTACTTCCTGGGGAAGATGTGGTCGTCTTTGGTGCCGGTCCACTGGGCTTATTCTCAGTGCAGATTGCGCACAACATGGGAGCTAACAACATTGTCCTAGTCGGGATGGATGCGGATGCTAAGACCCGCTTCGGTATTGCCAAAACTTTAGGTGCAACGCACACCATCAACGCCTCCAAAGAAGACGTGGTGGCTCGTTGCCAGGAAATTTGTGGTAAAGATGAATTAGGGTTGGTTATTGAATGCTCCGGGGCAAGCATTGCTTTGAAGCAGGCCATTGAAATGGTTCGGCCAAACGCAGAAATTGTCCGGGTCGGGATGGGATTCAAACCATTTAACTACCCTATCAACCGAATCACGGAATGGAATATCAGTATCATTGGTCACATGGCTTATGATTCAACCACTTGGCGTAACGCTATTCGCTTATTACAAGCCGGAAAGATTAAAGTTGAACCAATGATTACCCACCGTCTGGGCTTGTCTCACTGGCAAGAAGGGTTCCAAGCTATGGCCGACAAGGAAGCCATCAAGGTTGTTCTCCACTACGATTATCCGGATGCCGACGATGAAAATGATTTTTAA